The DNA window GAGTATCATTGCTGTAAAATTATTTCATAAATTCTTCCCGAAAAGCAAAAAAGAAAGCTCTTTGGTAACCCTGGTAGGCGTATTCAGATTTCTGATTATGCTGATGGGAACATTTATTTCCCTTGAAATTATGGGATTCAGTGGTTTTCTATGGAAGTTTATCGGAAGTCTGGGAGTGGCAGGGGTCATTGCAGGGGTTGCTCTGAAAGATCTTGTTTCAAGTATGTTCTCAGGAATGCTGATCGGGATTGATAAAGCTTTTAAAGTAGGAGATTATATTACCATCGGAAATCACTCCGGAACCGTACAGGAAATCGGTTTTTTAACAACAAAAATTCTTACCGATGACGGGAAAAAGGCTTACATCCCCAATCAGGTGGTTTTCAATGCACCTTTTTATAATATCACCGCTTCGCCGCAACGTAGGATTATTTTAAACTTTGAAATTCCCGCAGATGAAGATATCAGCAAAGCACAGAAAGGAATTCTTGATGTTGTTAAAAACCTTGATAATGTAGACAAGCTGGATACTGCAGAAGTAATTTTTACCGATCTTAAACAAGGCTCATTTAATCTTCAGGTAAAGTTCTGGATTAAGATAGGAGCTAACCTTGCTCAGGTGAAAAGCAAAGCTTATTTAGGCATTAAAGAACGTTTTGATATGGATAAAATTCTGCTGGTAACACCTACCAGTATCAGCATTACAAATGGAGAAAATAATTTACAGGAGAGTCAGGATAAGTAGTTCTGGATAAGTTCATATATTTTATCGCACTGTCATTCTGACGAAGGAAGAATCTCATTCTGCTTTTTATTTGTTTACATTCAAATATATTTCCCATAGATTTCGCTGATGTTTGTGGATAAATTAGAATCTAAAAAGTTGTTTCAATTTTTGGAACGACTTTTTTTATTTTGTTGGAAAACGCTAAGGCACAAAAAAGATTGAAAACTTTCCGTTATAAGGCGCGAGGATTTTATCTGCGATAAAATTGTAGGCTGTTGTGTTTATTTTACTCACGCAAATTTTGCAGATTACGCTGATGTTGATGATAAAATCTGCCCGATCTGTTTGATCAGCGAGAAAATTAATTCAATCCGAGGTTTTATCCTATCCTTGCTGAAAATCTCTGATTTTCTTGCGCCATAAAAATATACGCAATACATAATAAATCTTTGCGGCTTTACAATTTCCAACAACAAAAGTATCTCCATCTGCGAATAATGATAAGTAAGCTCTTGGCTTCTCGCAGACCTCAATAATTTCATAAATGTTTGAGATCAAATTAGAATCTAAAAAGCTATTTCAATTTTGGAACGGCTTTTTTGTTGGGAAACGCAACGGCGCAAAAAAAGATTTAAAACTTCCTGTTATAAGGCGCAGGGATTTTATCTGCGATAAAATTATAGGCGGTCGAGTTTTATTTATCTCACGCAGATTTTGCAGATTACGCTGATGTTGATGATAAAATCTGCTCGATTTGCCTGATCAGCGAGAAAATTAATTCAATCCGAGGTTTTATCCTATCCTTGCTGAAAATCTCTGATTTTCTTGCGCCATAAAAATATACGCAATACATAATAAATCTTTGCGGCTTTACAATTTCCAACAACAAAAGTATCTCCATCTGCGAATAATGATAAGTAAGCTCTTGGCTTCTCGCAGACCTCAATAATTTCATAAATGTTTGAGATCAAATTAGAATCTAAAAAGCTATTTCAATTTTGGAACGGCTTTTTTGTTGGGAAACGCAACGGCGCAAAAAAAGATTTAAAACTTCCTGTTATAAGGCGCAGGGATTTTATCTGCGATAAAATTATAGGCGGTCGAGTTTTATTTATCTCACGCAGATTTTGCAGATTACGCTGATGTTGATGATAAAATCTGCTCGATTTGCCTGATCGGCGAGAAAATTAATTCAATCCGATGTTTATTGTACCCTTGCTGAAAAGCTCTGATTTTCTTGCGCCACAAAAATACACACAATACATAATAAATCATTGCGCCTTTGCGATTTCCAACAGCAAAAGTATCTCCATCTGCGAATAATGATAAGTAAGCTCTTGGACCTCACTAATTTCATAAATGTTTGAGATCAAATTAGAATCTAAAAAGCTATTTTAATTTTGGAACGGCTTTTTTGTTGGGAAACGCAACGGCGCAAGGATTTTAGGATAGTGAGTGTTTTTAAGGCGCGAGGATTTTATCTGCGATAAAATTGTAGGCTGTTGTGTTTATTTTACTCACGCAAATTTTGCAGATTACGCTGATGTTGATGATAAAATCTGCCCGATCTGCTTGATCAGCGAGAAAATTAATTCAATCCGATGTTTTATCCTATCCTTGCTGAAAATCTCTGATTTTCTTGCGCCATAAAAATACCCACAATACATAATAAATCATTGCGCCCTTGCGATTTCCAACAAACCTAGGATGGCAAGGTGAGTTATTTTCTCTCTTTTTTGATAAAATGAGGATTTAGCTCACAAAAAAACCGCTCCACAAAGTGAAACGGTTTTCTATTTTATTTAAAAATTTCAGACTAAGCTAAAACTTCTTTTACTTTGTTTGCAGCTTCTTCTAAAGTAATTGCAGAGTGAACCGGAAGACCAGACTCATCAATTAATTTTTTAGCTTCTACAGCGTTAGTTCCCTGTAATCTTACGATCAATGGAACAGGAAGGCTACCCATAGCTTTGTAAGCATCCACAACACCTTGAGCAACTCTGTCACATCTTACGATACCTCCGAAGATGTTGATCAGGATAGCTTTTACGTTTGGATCTCTTAAGATGATTCCGAAAGCAGTCTGTACTCTCTGAGCATCAGCAGTACCTCCTACGTCAAGGAAGTTAGCAGGGTTACCACCTGATAATTTGATGATATCCATAGTTGCCATTGCAAGACCGGCACCGTTTACCATACAAGCAACGTTACCATCCAATTTCACGAAGTTAAGACCAGCTTCACCAGCTTCAACATCCATTGGATCTTCTTCTCTTGTATCTCTAAGTTCAGCTAAGTCTTTGTGACGGAACAATGAGTTGTCATCCAAAGTTACTTTAGCATCTACAGCGATAATTTTGTTATCAGAAGTCTTTAATACAGGGTTGATTTCGAAAAGAGAAGCATCAATTCCTGTGTAAGCATTGTATAGAGATGAAATAAATTTCACAAATTCTTTGAAAGCATTTCCTTCAAGACCTAGGTTGAAAGCAATTTTTCTAGCCTGGAATCCTTGAAGACCGATAGCCGGGTCAATCAATTCGTTGTGGATTAAGTGAGGAGTTACTTCTGCAACGTGCTCAATATCCATACCTCCTTCTGTAGAATATACGATTGTATTTTTTCCTTCAGCTCTGTCTAAAAGAATAGAAACATAAAATTCTTTAGTTTCAGATTCTCCAGGATAATAAACATCTTCTGCAACCAAAACAGAGTGTACTTTTTTACCTTCAGCAGAAGTTTGTGGAGTTACCAACTGCATTCCAAGGATATTCTGAGCATTTTCTTTAAGCTTATCCATGTTTGGAGAGAACTTAACACCTCCACCTTTACCACGACCACCTGCGTGAATCTGTGCTTTTACAACCCAAGCTTGTGCTCCGGTTTCAGCAGTCAATTTTTCTGCAGCTGCTACAGCTTCGTCTACGTTGTTTGCAACGAAACCACGTTGGATAGCTACTCCGTACTTTGATAAAATCTCTTTTGATTGATACTCGTGAAGATTCATATTATTTTTATTATTTTATTTAAATATTTAAAGGTTGACAAATTTACTAAAAAGACACGGAAGTTCAAGTTTATTGACCTAAAATTTAAAGTCCGATTGACTTGATTTTTAACATATCATTCAATTTTCCTTTATTCTTCCGCCAATTTTTCAGACTGAGAACCAATAAAAGGAATTCTCGGAGCCAGAAAATACCCTGTAAGGCTGGCAAATAAAATAGGGACAAAGTAGGTAAACCCAGTCAATGTTCCAAGGATTATTGTTGTACTCATCGGTGTTCTTGTGACACAGGCATTAATAGCGGCCATACAGCTTACAATAGCTAGTGTGGTGTCTACAGATGGAAATAAATTATGAATAATTAATCCCAAGGTTGTTCCCACAAAAAATAAAGGGATAATAAAACCACCCCTCCATCCGGAAGTTACTGTGATAGCTATAGCCAGTATTTTAAAAACAAGAATCAGGATCAGGAAGTTTAGTCCAAAATTTCCACCGATCAGCTGATTAATCTCATTATGCCCGAAGTATCTTGTAATAGGAAAATTGTAAGCAATCACCCCTAAAATAACTCCACCTACAAATGTTTTTATATAAATAGGAAACTTTTTGTATTCAAAAACTTTTTTAAAAAATTTAACTACAAAAATGAAGATCCATCCAAATAAAGTTCCAATGATTCCAAAAGCAGTAGCATAGGCAAAATCGTATACTCCTGTGTAATGATACGCTTTCAAATCCCAGGTTGCTCCTATTCCAAGATGGATAATCAATGCAAACATCAGATAACTGAAACAGCTTGCTACCAGCGCCGGAATAATGGCTTTATAATATTCAACCGCATGTTTATGATGGAGGATTTCCAGAGAAAAAAGGCTTCCTCCCAGTGGAGCTCCAAATAATGCAGTAAAACCGGAAGCCATTCCGGCAATACTTAATGAACGTAATTCCTCTCCTTTTAATCGGAATACCTTTCCCAACCAGGTTCCGGTAGATCCGGTAACCTGTACCAAAGGCGCTTCCGGACCCAGACTTCCTCCTGAAGCCACACAAAAAAGTGATGAAAGGATCATCGAAGGGTTATTCTTTGGATCCAGTTTTCCTTTATTGAATCTGATGTTATTAACAATCAGGTGAATTTCTCCCGGATCACCGATAAAGTGAATTACCAGACCCGCCAACAATCCACAAATTGCCATCGTCGGAATTACCTGCCAACCTTGAAAATGAGCCAGAAATTCTGTAAAGTGTTCCAGTACGATCCAATAACCGCCGGCAATAATACCGCCTACAAGACCTGTTATCGCCCACATGAAAAAAGTTCGGCTGAACACAAAGGGATTAAATCTTATAGGTTGATCTAAAAGATTAAAAGTTCGTATTAACCTCCTTCTTCTGTCAATTTTCATTTTTAGATTTTATTTTTAGCAAAATAAAGGATCAGCATTCCCCAGCTCAAGATCATCATCAAACCACCAAGCGGAGTGATAGGCCCCAGGAATTTAAGATTCATTCCTAAGTAATCCTGCATACTTAAAAAGTAAATGCTTACTGAGAATAAAAGTGTTCCCGCAATCATTAAAATGGAAGTCCATTTTTCAGCCGAAGTTTCAAATTTTAAGATATAGCCGATGATTAGCAGGAAAAATGCTGCATACATCTGATATCGTACTCCTGTTTCAAAACTTTCCAGTCTTTCCACAGCTAATATTTTCTTTAAAGCATGTGCACCAAAAGCACCAAGGATCACAGACACCATTCCGTAGACCGCTCCAAAAATTAAAGTAATCGTTTTCATTTTTATAACTCTTCTAATTCTAAGGTTAAATATTTTTTTGTTTTCGCATCCTGCCAGGTTCCGATGATTTTATTTCCTTTTAAATCTGCTTCCACTAAGGCTCTTGGTATCCATTGTTTCAATTCTTCACTATGGTAATCATCTTCTGTGATTGAAAAATGGCCATGAACAAATTCTCCTCTCCAGTTGATCTGTTTCTTATTCTTATCATACCAATAAGTCGCTGAAAAGGAATCATCCTCATTGATTTCATTGAACAAAACCGTAATCGGATATTTTCCATCAATTTTTCCTTTGTACAATTTATTCCCAGGACTTGTTCTATCAGTCTTTTCAGAACCTGAAATCAGATTTTTGGCATAAGGACTCCAATATTTTTCCAGTTCTTTGTAAGAAAATTCTATTTCATGACTTCCCAGATCATCCAGGGCTCTCATAGCATGATTGGAACATCTTCCGGCTACAAAAGTGAGTTTATCCTTTCCGAAAAAATATCTGATACCATTCAAAGTATAATCTATGAAGCATCCTTCATATAAACCAATCTGTTCCTGAACTTCTTCTGAAGCATTTTTTTGAGACTTCAATTTAACAAGAAAATTATCGACTCTTTTTTTGATCTTTTTTTGAATCAAACCATTAATTGTCTTAACAGCACCTTCCTGAAATAAATCTTCAGCATTGATATAATTCCCTGTCCTCAGGTCAAAATTTTTCCAGTCTGAAAATTCTTCGGGATAAGCTCCTGAAGCTTCACCATCAATACTGATACTTAGAATATTTTTGGGAGTTTCCAGTTTTTTCCAATCATAGAAATATACATAGTTTGCATATGAAGTAGCTCCTGCATTCACCTTTTTAGAAGGATTTCCTTCTGATCCGGGAATATATTCCAGTTCACTTACCTGAAGAAAAAGATTAATCTTCTTTTCTATTCTGGAATTATCGGAATAGGAAATAACAGGAAAAACAAAGTCTTTCGTTTTTGGCTGCAAGTCACTTATCTTTAAATTTTTCTGTTGAGAAAAACTTAAACCGGAGACCAACATGAAAAATAAGACTGCCTGCTTCACTGTTTCGATTTTAAATACATTAAAATAAACTTGGCTACCAATGTAGAAATTCCCAGTATGAGAAACATATTGGCAAATCTCTTGGAACTTCTGAAACCCGGATGATTGGTTTTCTTTAAAAAGAATCCAAAAAGAAGAAATACGATGGGCAAAATGATCTGTAACATTAGTTTCCTCTCATTCTGTTAAACTCATGAATCACCTCATGATGGCTTACTGTCTTATCTTTAAAATATGTCACAAAATGCTGCTTTTCTTCTTCAGTCGCTCCTAATTGATTTAAAATATTCAATAAATGCATTTTCATGTGTCCTTTCTGAATACCGGTGGTCACCAGAGAACGCAATGCTCCGAAGTTCTGAGCCAAACCTGAAACAGCAAGAATACTCATTAATTCCTGTGCTGAAGGCTTTCCAAGAAGAGCCAGAGAGAATTTTACCAGAGGATGAAGATTCGTTAAGCCTCCTACAACTCCCACAGAAATCGGAAGATCAATCCAGAATCTGAAAACTCCGTTATCCGTTGTACAGTGCGTCAAAGATCTGTATTGGCCATTTCTTGCGGCATACGCATGGGCGCAAGCTTCCGTTGCTCTGAAATCGTTTCCGGTGGCGATCACTACTGCATCTACCCCATTCATTACTCCTTTATTGTGAGTTGTTGCACGATAAGGCTCAATTTCTGCGATGGTAACTGCCTGTTTGAATTTAGCAGCAAATTCTTCAGGAGAAATTCCGCTGTCGTCTTTTAAATCTTCCATTTTACATGAAACCTCAGCTCTTACGATACAATCAGGAGTAAAATTGGAAAGGATGTTCATCACGATTTGCAATGAATGTTTTTCCTCTTCTGTAAAATCTTCACTGGTGGCCACTTCCTGTCTTAAAGTTTTTCCAAACTGCTCAAGGCAAGAATTAATAAAGTTGGCTCCCATTGAATCTACCGTATCGAAGCTGGCTTTCAACTGGTAATAATTTGGCATTTCCGCTGTTTTATCAACCAGGCTGATATTAAGAATACCACCGCCACGTTTTCTCATATTGGAGGTGATATCTTCTGTTGTTTCAAATAATTTTTTCTTTAAACTGAAATTAAAGAAATGCAATAATTTGTGAGGTTCCACATTAAAAATAAAGTGGGTGTGGCCCAATTTTTCAGTATTGATAATGGTAGTTTTAAAACCTCCTTTATCAATCCAGAATTTCGCAGCTTTAGAAGCGGCTGCTACTACAGAACTTTCCTCAACAGCCATTGGAAGTGCCAACAGTTTTCCGTCGATCAAAAAGTTGGGAGCAATTCCGTAAGGCATATAAAAATTGGAGATGGTATTTTCAGAAAACTCATCGTGAAGTTTCTGAAGATCGGCATCATTGTTCCAATATTGTCTTAATATATTTTGGTATTCCTGATTTCCTTCAAGATATTCGTTTACGAGCCAGTCGATTTTTCCTTGCTTTGGAAGCTTGGAAAAACCTTCGATTGGTTTATGATTCATATATAAATATTTATTTTTTTAAAGGTTATATGCAATCGCGTCGTTTTCATTCTTATTTGTGCCTGCAAATCATGGCGATTTCATAATATAAACTTTAATGAGCCGTAAATATAATGATTTTGAGACTCTTTTTTGTTGATAACTTCTATGAAAAAAGGTTGACATTTATCAATTTTGGAACTAAATTTGAACAAAATTAAAATACCAATCGGATACAAACAATATCAAATATGAATTTTGAACGCCTTAAAGAAAAACTCGAAATCCTTGCAGATGCAGCAAAGTATGATGTTTCCTGCTCTTCAAGCGGAGGCACCAGGAAGAATAAAAAAGGTGCTTTGGGCGATAGCTCTGTAAGTGGAATCTGTCATACCTATACGGAAGACGGGCGTTGTGTTTCTTTGCTTAAAATTCTACTGACGAATCACTGTATTTATGATTGTGCTTATTGTGTATCCAGAAGTTCAAATGATATTAAAAGAGCCGCTTTTACGGTTGAAGAAGTTGTTGATCTGACGATTAATTTTTATCGCCGAAACTATATTGAAGGATTATTTCTAAGCTCGGGAATTTTCAAAAATGCAGATACAACGATGGAGCGATTGGTACGTGTTGCCAAAAAGTTGCGGACGGAAGAAAATTTCAATGGCTATATTCATTTGAAGTCTATTCCGGGAGCGAGTGATGAGCTGATGCAGGAGGCTGCTTTATATGCAGACAGGTTATCCGTGAATCTTGAAATTCCTACAGAAAGTGGTTTAAAACTACTGGCGCCTGAGAAAAACAGGCAAGATATGATTAGTCCGATGCGTTATATTCAAAAAGGAATCACACAGTATCAGGATGAAAAGAAAATTTTAAAGAAGGTGCCTAAGTTTGCTCCGGCAGGGCAATCTACCCAAATGATTGTAGGAGCTACGAATGAAAATGATCTCCAGATTATTAAAGTGGCTGATCATTTCTATAAGAATTTTAACCTTAAAAGAGTCTATTATTCAGGATACGTGCCGGTTTTAGAGGATAAAAGACTACCCTCTTTAACGACGGAAGTCCCTATGCTCCGCGAAAACAGGCTATACCAGTCTGATTGGCTGATGAGATTTTATGGTTTTAAAGCAGAAGAAATTTTAGATCCTCACATTCCTTTTCTCGATCTGGAAATAGATCCGAAATTAAGCTGGGCATTGCGCCACCTGGACCAGTTTCCGGTTAATCTTCAGACTAGTGATTATCAGATGATTTTAAGAATTCCTGGAATTGGAGTAAAAACAGCTCAAAAAATTGTGAGTGCAAGACGTTTCCAGACTTTAACGATGGATCATTTGAAGCAATTGGGCGCGGCGGTAAACCGGGCTAAATATTTTATTGATTTTAATGCCGGAAATGCCTATCTCCGGTATCTGACAGATAAAAATTTAAGAAAATTGCTGGTGGCCGGAAGTTCTTCCAAGTTTCACAATCAGTTTTCACAGCAGCTGACTTTGTTTTAAATGCTTCAGCTTTTATGGGATACGGTTATATTTTTTTAATAATTCCCGCAGTTTATCTAAAGGCAATGCTTCTACCTGATGACCTTCATAGCCTTTTACAGAGCTAGCCATAGTCAAAGAATTAAGGACTGCTTCTTCTGTTGCTTCTATAGCAGCCATAAATATCTGTGAAGTATAATCATTATGAAGAACAGGCACATTTGTAACAGGACTCTCAGGCTGATGCAATATCCGCGAACCAGGATCTGTGGAAAAAGCAATTGCATATTCTCCACTTCCATGTGATGCTATTCCCCCTGTTCTTCCCAAACCTAACATAGCACGTGCAGCTAATCTTTCCAGATTACGGTGATCTAAAGGCGCATCTGTGGCAATAACAATCATACATGAGCCATCAACATTATTTAATAACTGATTGCTGAAAGAGAATTTTTTAAGTTCTTTTCCTACAGGAACACCATCAATCTGTAAAACGCCACCGTAATTAGTCTGTACCAACACTCCAACAGTATATCCACCAAGACTTTGTGGAAGCTTACGGGAAGAAGTTCCAATTCCTCCCTTAAAACCAAAACATACAGTTCCTGTACCTGCACCAACATTTCCCTCGGTAACAAAATTCCCGGCATTTTTTATTGCATCAAGAACATCTTTTTCCTGAACATAACGTCCCCGAATATTATTAAGCCACCCATCATTGGTATCTCCTACTACTGCATTTACAGACTGTATTTTTTCATTTCCTTTCTGCTGAAGTGTATAATTAATGACAGCACTTACTCCTGTGCTTACATTTAAAGTATTCGTTAATATAATAGGAGTTTCAATATTGCCCAATTCCCGAACCTGGGTACTGCCTGCTAATTTTCCAAAGCCGTTACCAACAAAAACAGCAGCAGGTACTTTTTGCTGAAAGATATTTCCATTGTGAGGAAGTATCGCTGTAACACCTGTTCTCACACTGTCTCCTTTTATCAATGTTTTATGACCTACCAGCACTCCTGCTACATCTGTAATACTATTCTGCTTTCCCGGCTGTAAAACTCCTGGTTTTAATCCCAGGTCACGAACTCTTTTTTGAGCATACGTATTTAAACACATGATGGCAAAGATTGAAATGGATATTCTTTTGAACATATTATAATGATATCGCGTTACTGTCCAAAGATAATAAATAGTATTTTATCAAAAATAAGGAAGTTAACTGACTACAAAATAACAGATGATTTCGCTCTGTCTTTAATATGAACAATCCACATCTATCTTTTATTTTTTGACTAATTTAGCATGATGACTACCTTACTCTACGACGGAAGTTTTGACGGTCTTTTTACAGCGATATTTGAAGTCTTCGAATACCGCTTTAAAGAGGTTGAAATTATAAGCAGAGAAAGGTTTTACCAGGAAAATATTTTTGCAGAAATCCATGAGGTGGTTACCCAAACGGATAAATCTGACAGGGTTTTAAAGAAACTGGAACATAATATGGGTAAACAAGGAATCCATCAATTGTTGAAAGTTTTTTTATCTGAAGATGTGGAACTTGAAAAACTGATATTATCTGCAGTACAACAGAGTATTACGCATCCGTCAGACAATATCCTGGGAAATTTTGCAGATGCTGACATTTTAAAAATTTCAAAAATAAATAAATCTGTAGGCAGAGAAAGCCACAGAATGACTGCTTTCGTCAGGTTTGAGAAACTTCAGGATGGAATATTTTTCGCCAAAATAGATCCCGACTTCAACGTTATTCCATTGATTAGAAAACATTTTAAAGACAGATATCAGGATCAGAAATGGATGATCTACGATTTACGCAGAAATTATGGGATTCTGTATGATCTGGAAGATTGTGAGTTTTTTTATCCTGATGAAAAATTGAGTCTCAATCAATATCAGGAAAAATTCCATGATGATGAAAAGAATTATCAGACTCTCTGGCAAAGGTATTTTACCAGGACCAATATTGTGGAACGAAAAAATATAAAGCTGCATATTCAGCATGTTCCGAAAAGGTACTGGAAGTATCTGACTGAGAAATGGTAGCTTTTAGCACAAATTTCCGACTTTGTGGATAACTTTTTTATATTACTGAACCACAAAACCTTTTCCACAAGCTTCTCACATAACAGTGTAGATATCAAACGACTACAATAGACATCAATCAACATTCCGAAATTGTGGATAACTTTTTGTCATTTACCTATGATTTGGATTTTATAAAAATGCTTTAAACAGGGAGTTCACATAAATTATTAAGTATGAAAAACTTACAACACTTTCTTTTTCGACATTTCCATATTGTGGATAACTTTTTCCAAAAAACAATACAACAAAATACTGTCCTTATTTTTTGTCCGGGTAATCTTATTTTGAAAAAAAATCTGAAAAAAAATCTTTCTTAATGTATCGTTCAAATTCAGATGATCTCCCGGAAAATCTAGTCAAAATCTCATATTGTGGATAACTTTTTGTCTACTACAAAAATTTACATTTCGGAAAATGCTTCTGGCAGGTGTTTCTTACAAAAATATAGTTATCAAACACTTACTCTACTTTTTATTCGACATTTCCATATTGTGGATAACTTTTTTCATCTGAATAAAGAGAGTACGATTTCACAGATGCCGTATTCAAAGGACTTACATAACGTTTTAATTAACAGAAATCTACTATAAATTTTAAATCAAAATTCCGAGATTGTGGATAACGTTTATTTACTGATGGTTCGCAACGCCTTTTTAACGATATATTGAGTTTCCTTCGTTGCACTTTCCCGAAGCCATTCGTCACAAATTTCTGTAACAAACTCAGGTTGTGACTTACTGGCATCATTCAACCAGTTTCCCACACTATCTTGTACATATCTGGATGGATCTGACCGTAAGGGTTCTAAAATCTCCAGTCCTAATCCGGGATTTTGTTTTAATTCTGCAATATGCTCACACCAAACCCCTCGTGGTCTGGTAGATTCGCTGGCAAAGCGTCTGATATTTTCATCCTCATGAATTGTCCACTCCGATAAAAGAGATAAGCTTTCGGAAAGGTTTTTTGAAATATCCGGCCGTACGGTCATCCAGCAGATTTCCCTTACGCCAAAATGGGAATCAGAGGCAAAGTGTTGTATCTGATTCAATTTTTCTTTAAGGCTCAATGCATTATTTCTACCAATTGTATAAGCTGCCCAGCAGCGCACCAGATCGGCCTGATGTGTTAAAAGCTGAGTGAGAAAATTCTCATCCTGATTTTTAACTGCCAGACTGAGTAACCCAACCCCGATGGCCTCATTGATGGTATTAACGGTCTGCTTTTTTAGCTGACCAACATTTTTTAAAATCGGCTTCAGATATTCTGAACGGTTATTTTGTTGAAGCAAGTTTTCCAATAAAGATTTTTGATCTACGGCCAGCCATTCGGTAAGGTTTGCTGTTTCAATTTCTCCACGGTTGAGTTGTTCTAAAATAGTTGGTGGGATATCTTTAATGGAACGGGCTCCTTTTCGTTTTTCTGTCATAATGCTTTAATGATTACTTTTACAAAAGTCTGAAACATAGTAAAGATAGGCAATACCGCATATTTTTCACCCATAGGGATAAAAAAGTCAATTTTATGGAAACAAAGGAAAGAGCTGAAGAAAATAAAATATGTCCGTTGGAGGTTGCAGTGAATACCATTAGTGGGAAATGGAAAATTCCAATCGTCTGGCAAATTAATGAAGGAAAAAAACGTCCCAGTGAATTCCTCCGTGGAATAGCAAAAGTTGATCGCAGAGTGCTCAATCAACAGCTTAGTGAAATGGTAGAGGATGGCATTTTGGAGAAACAATCGTTTAACGAATTACCTCCACGGGTTGAATACACATTGACGGAGCTTGGTGAAAAACTGGTTGAGATTCTCTGGCAATTGAATGATTGGGGAAAATTATTGATTCCGGCAGAAGAAAATTCGGAAGTTTTAAAAAATGATTCTGAATATTGCCGATTATAAGCAGATTTTTGTTGTAGCTGGTAACTTAATTATCGGATGAACGCTAAGGTACAAAGATTTATTTGTATTGAGAATATTTTAAGACGCTAGAAAATCAAGATTTTCAGCAAGGACGGTTTACAAATTTTCTCGCAGATAAAGCAGATTACGCAGATTTTGATATGCATCTGCGAGATTTGCAAAATCAGCGCGATATAAAAAATGTGTGCTATAAAATAAACTACAATATATTTATTTATTATCTTTCAAAAAAAACATAATTATAACCGAATCAAATGAATATAAAAAAAGTTATTTCAGGACTAGTTGTAGCCCTGACTTTATCTAACTGTACCCAAGATAAAACATCATCTCATCAT is part of the Chryseobacterium lactis genome and encodes:
- a CDS encoding putative DNA modification/repair radical SAM protein is translated as MNFERLKEKLEILADAAKYDVSCSSSGGTRKNKKGALGDSSVSGICHTYTEDGRCVSLLKILLTNHCIYDCAYCVSRSSNDIKRAAFTVEEVVDLTINFYRRNYIEGLFLSSGIFKNADTTMERLVRVAKKLRTEENFNGYIHLKSIPGASDELMQEAALYADRLSVNLEIPTESGLKLLAPEKNRQDMISPMRYIQKGITQYQDEKKILKKVPKFAPAGQSTQMIVGATNENDLQIIKVADHFYKNFNLKRVYYSGYVPVLEDKRLPSLTTEVPMLRENRLYQSDWLMRFYGFKAEEILDPHIPFLDLEIDPKLSWALRHLDQFPVNLQTSDYQMILRIPGIGVKTAQKIVSARRFQTLTMDHLKQLGAAVNRAKYFIDFNAGNAYLRYLTDKNLRKLLVAGSSSKFHNQFSQQLTLF
- a CDS encoding DmpA family aminopeptidase — translated: MCLNTYAQKRVRDLGLKPGVLQPGKQNSITDVAGVLVGHKTLIKGDSVRTGVTAILPHNGNIFQQKVPAAVFVGNGFGKLAGSTQVRELGNIETPIILTNTLNVSTGVSAVINYTLQQKGNEKIQSVNAVVGDTNDGWLNNIRGRYVQEKDVLDAIKNAGNFVTEGNVGAGTGTVCFGFKGGIGTSSRKLPQSLGGYTVGVLVQTNYGGVLQIDGVPVGKELKKFSFSNQLLNNVDGSCMIVIATDAPLDHRNLERLAARAMLGLGRTGGIASHGSGEYAIAFSTDPGSRILHQPESPVTNVPVLHNDYTSQIFMAAIEATEEAVLNSLTMASSVKGYEGHQVEALPLDKLRELLKKYNRIP
- a CDS encoding TIGR03915 family putative DNA repair protein, producing the protein MMTTLLYDGSFDGLFTAIFEVFEYRFKEVEIISRERFYQENIFAEIHEVVTQTDKSDRVLKKLEHNMGKQGIHQLLKVFLSEDVELEKLILSAVQQSITHPSDNILGNFADADILKISKINKSVGRESHRMTAFVRFEKLQDGIFFAKIDPDFNVIPLIRKHFKDRYQDQKWMIYDLRRNYGILYDLEDCEFFYPDEKLSLNQYQEKFHDDEKNYQTLWQRYFTRTNIVERKNIKLHIQHVPKRYWKYLTEKW
- a CDS encoding DNA alkylation repair protein, with translation MTEKRKGARSIKDIPPTILEQLNRGEIETANLTEWLAVDQKSLLENLLQQNNRSEYLKPILKNVGQLKKQTVNTINEAIGVGLLSLAVKNQDENFLTQLLTHQADLVRCWAAYTIGRNNALSLKEKLNQIQHFASDSHFGVREICWMTVRPDISKNLSESLSLLSEWTIHEDENIRRFASESTRPRGVWCEHIAELKQNPGLGLEILEPLRSDPSRYVQDSVGNWLNDASKSQPEFVTEICDEWLRESATKETQYIVKKALRTISK
- a CDS encoding winged helix-turn-helix transcriptional regulator, which encodes METKERAEENKICPLEVAVNTISGKWKIPIVWQINEGKKRPSEFLRGIAKVDRRVLNQQLSEMVEDGILEKQSFNELPPRVEYTLTELGEKLVEILWQLNDWGKLLIPAEENSEVLKNDSEYCRL